The Coffea arabica cultivar ET-39 chromosome 3c, Coffea Arabica ET-39 HiFi, whole genome shotgun sequence genome contains a region encoding:
- the LOC113733821 gene encoding proline-rich receptor-like protein kinase PERK10 isoform X2 gives MTSTSPTSSPTNAVPPATSPSNASGITPPNVSQQPNPTPDAPPPSTPSTSSSPPPHSPPPAPPPQPQSSPPPLSTPPPSPSLPPPSLPPLPSVPPPATPPPSVNLSPPPPPQASPSPPFGIAPPSPALSPSPPLPITVPSPSTSVSPPPPAIKSPLTSPPSPALPLPPPLASSQAPSLLNHPPLSVASPPPITTSLIPPSPPAPRNNTSQADAPTSSALPAIPPQKPTARSTTRGPNITAVTISRNGGGMKGGVVMAIGFVGFLAFGLVVLGVWLARKQRKKGAPFNIGYTMPSPYASSQNSDSSFLRNQHSVHSPLHSAHLAGSASGNNFMYSPEAGGIGNSRSWFPYEELAAATKGFSENNLLGEGGFGCVYKGVLADGREVAVKQLKAGGGQGEREFRAEVEIISRIHHRHLVSLVGYCISDCQRILVYDYVPNNTLHYHLHYESRPVMNWATRTKVATGAARGIAYLHEDCNPRIIHRDIKSANILLDDNFEARVADFGLAKLAMELDACTHVSTRVMGTFGWVTQMLVLASCPKKWMNLAASEHKGCIGNREAAGRVKPCMHVCSPIKYNFNQTLCIASPS, from the exons ATGACATCTACTTCCCCAACTTCTTCTCCTACTAATGCAGTCCCACCAGCTACTTCTCCTTCTAATGCTTCCGGCATTACTCCTCCCAATGTGTCACAGCAGCCTAATCCGACTCCTGATGCTCCACCTCCTTCTACCCCTTCAACCTCTTCCAGTCCGCCTCCTCATTCCCCTCCTCCAGCCCCTCCTCCCCAACCCCAATCATCACCACCACCATTATCAACACCGCCCCCTTCCCCTTCCTTACCTCCTCCGTCCCTCCCTCCCCTTCCGTCTGTGCCACCTCCTGCTACCCCCCCTCCATCTGTAAACTTATCACCCCCTCCTCCCCCACAAGCATCACCTTCCCCTCCCTTTGGCATAGCACCTCCCTCTCCAGCTCTTTCACCCTCTCCTCCTCTACCAATTACAGTCCCATCACCATCTACCTCAGTTTCTCCACCTCCTCCCGCTATAAAGTCACCCCTCACTAGCCCTCCCTCTCCTGCATTACCTCTTCCACCACCACTTGCTTCTTCCCAGGCTCCATCCTTGTTAAATCACCCTCCACTTTCAGTGGCGTCTCCTCCTCCCATCACTACATCTCTTATTCCACCTTCTCCCCCTGCCCCCCGGAATAATACATCCCAAGCTGATGCTCCAACTAGCTCAGCCTTACCAGCAATTCCCCCTCAGAAACCCACTGCGAGATCTACTACACGTGGTCCAAATATTACTGCAGTCACAATATCCAGAAATGGTGGGGGCATGAAGGGCGGAGTTGTCATGGCAATTGGATTTGTGGGCTTTCTGGCATTTGGTCTTGTGGTGCTTGGTGTCTGGTTGGCAcgaaagcaaaggaaaaaggggGCCCCATTCAACATTGGGTACACAATGCCTTCTCCATATGCTTCCTCCCAAAATTCAG ATTCATCGTTTCTTAGGAATCAGCATTCAGTTCATTCTCCTCTGCATTCAGCTCACCTAGCTGGAAGTGCTTCCGGCAACAATTTCATGTACTCTCCAGAAGCTGGGGGTATAGGCAACTCCAGGTCATGGTTCCCGTATGAAGAACTAGCTGCAGCAACAAAAGGGTTTTCTGAAAACAATCTTTTGGGTGAAGGTGGGTTTGGTTGTGTTTATAAAGGAGTTCTTGCGGATGGTAGAGAAGTCGCTGTTAAACAGCTAAAAGCTGGAGGAGGGCAAGGAGAACGTGAGTTCAGAGCAGAGGTTGAAATCATCAGCCGGATACACCACCGACATTTAGTTTCACTTGTTGGTTACTGTATCTCTGACTGCCAAAGAATACTTGTATATGACTATGTACCAAATAACACGCTCCATTATCATCTTCATT ATGAAAGTAGACCAGTCATGAATTGGGCCACTCGGACCAAGGTTGCTACTGGTGCTGCTCGTGGGATCGCTTATCTCCATGAAGACT GTAATCCCCGGATTATCCACCGTGATATTAAATCAGCAAACATCCTTCTTGATGACAACTTTGAAGCACGG GTTGCTGATTTTGGGCTTGCAAAATTGGCAATGGAATTGGATGCCTGCACACATGTGTCAACACGTGTTATGGGAACTTTTGGGTGGGTAACTCAAATGCTTGTTCTTGCTAGCTGCCCAAAGAAATGGATGA ACCTGGCTGCATCAGAGCACAAAGGATGCATAGGGAATAGGGAGGCAGCGGGTAGGGTAAAACCTTGCATGCATGTATGTAGTCCAATAAAATATAACTTTAACCAAACTCTTTGCATAGCTAGCCCTTCATAA
- the LOC113733821 gene encoding proline-rich receptor-like protein kinase PERK8 isoform X1, giving the protein MTSTSPTSSPTNAVPPATSPSNASGITPPNVSQQPNPTPDAPPPSTPSTSSSPPPHSPPPAPPPQPQSSPPPLSTPPPSPSLPPPSLPPLPSVPPPATPPPSVNLSPPPPPQASPSPPFGIAPPSPALSPSPPLPITVPSPSTSVSPPPPAIKSPLTSPPSPALPLPPPLASSQAPSLLNHPPLSVASPPPITTSLIPPSPPAPRNNTSQADAPTSSALPAIPPQKPTARSTTRGPNITAVTISRNGGGMKGGVVMAIGFVGFLAFGLVVLGVWLARKQRKKGAPFNIGYTMPSPYASSQNSDSSFLRNQHSVHSPLHSAHLAGSASGNNFMYSPEAGGIGNSRSWFPYEELAAATKGFSENNLLGEGGFGCVYKGVLADGREVAVKQLKAGGGQGEREFRAEVEIISRIHHRHLVSLVGYCISDCQRILVYDYVPNNTLHYHLHYESRPVMNWATRTKVATGAARGIAYLHEDCNPRIIHRDIKSANILLDDNFEARVADFGLAKLAMELDACTHVSTRVMGTFGYMAPEYATTGKLTEKSDVFSFGVVLLELITGRKPVDASQPLGDESLVEWARPLLSHALESDNFDGLVDPRLGNNFVESEVFRMIEAAAACVRHLASKRPRMSQVVRALDSISEISDITNGMKPGQSQIYDAREHSAQIRMFQRMAFGSQEYSSSDFLGYSQSSCRS; this is encoded by the exons ATGACATCTACTTCCCCAACTTCTTCTCCTACTAATGCAGTCCCACCAGCTACTTCTCCTTCTAATGCTTCCGGCATTACTCCTCCCAATGTGTCACAGCAGCCTAATCCGACTCCTGATGCTCCACCTCCTTCTACCCCTTCAACCTCTTCCAGTCCGCCTCCTCATTCCCCTCCTCCAGCCCCTCCTCCCCAACCCCAATCATCACCACCACCATTATCAACACCGCCCCCTTCCCCTTCCTTACCTCCTCCGTCCCTCCCTCCCCTTCCGTCTGTGCCACCTCCTGCTACCCCCCCTCCATCTGTAAACTTATCACCCCCTCCTCCCCCACAAGCATCACCTTCCCCTCCCTTTGGCATAGCACCTCCCTCTCCAGCTCTTTCACCCTCTCCTCCTCTACCAATTACAGTCCCATCACCATCTACCTCAGTTTCTCCACCTCCTCCCGCTATAAAGTCACCCCTCACTAGCCCTCCCTCTCCTGCATTACCTCTTCCACCACCACTTGCTTCTTCCCAGGCTCCATCCTTGTTAAATCACCCTCCACTTTCAGTGGCGTCTCCTCCTCCCATCACTACATCTCTTATTCCACCTTCTCCCCCTGCCCCCCGGAATAATACATCCCAAGCTGATGCTCCAACTAGCTCAGCCTTACCAGCAATTCCCCCTCAGAAACCCACTGCGAGATCTACTACACGTGGTCCAAATATTACTGCAGTCACAATATCCAGAAATGGTGGGGGCATGAAGGGCGGAGTTGTCATGGCAATTGGATTTGTGGGCTTTCTGGCATTTGGTCTTGTGGTGCTTGGTGTCTGGTTGGCAcgaaagcaaaggaaaaaggggGCCCCATTCAACATTGGGTACACAATGCCTTCTCCATATGCTTCCTCCCAAAATTCAG ATTCATCGTTTCTTAGGAATCAGCATTCAGTTCATTCTCCTCTGCATTCAGCTCACCTAGCTGGAAGTGCTTCCGGCAACAATTTCATGTACTCTCCAGAAGCTGGGGGTATAGGCAACTCCAGGTCATGGTTCCCGTATGAAGAACTAGCTGCAGCAACAAAAGGGTTTTCTGAAAACAATCTTTTGGGTGAAGGTGGGTTTGGTTGTGTTTATAAAGGAGTTCTTGCGGATGGTAGAGAAGTCGCTGTTAAACAGCTAAAAGCTGGAGGAGGGCAAGGAGAACGTGAGTTCAGAGCAGAGGTTGAAATCATCAGCCGGATACACCACCGACATTTAGTTTCACTTGTTGGTTACTGTATCTCTGACTGCCAAAGAATACTTGTATATGACTATGTACCAAATAACACGCTCCATTATCATCTTCATT ATGAAAGTAGACCAGTCATGAATTGGGCCACTCGGACCAAGGTTGCTACTGGTGCTGCTCGTGGGATCGCTTATCTCCATGAAGACT GTAATCCCCGGATTATCCACCGTGATATTAAATCAGCAAACATCCTTCTTGATGACAACTTTGAAGCACGG GTTGCTGATTTTGGGCTTGCAAAATTGGCAATGGAATTGGATGCCTGCACACATGTGTCAACACGTGTTATGGGAACTTTTGG ATACATGGCTCCAGAATATGCGACAACTGGAAAGTTGACTGAAAAGTCTGATGTATTCTCATTTGGAGTTGTGCTGTTGGAGCTTATTACTGGTCGTAAGCCTGTTGATGCATCTCAGCCTTTAGGAGATGAAAGCCTGGTTGAATGG GCTCGGCCTTTGCTCAGTCATGCACTTGAGAGTGATAATTTTGATGGATTGGTAGATCCTAGACTTGGAAATAACTTTGTTGAAAGCGAAGTGTTCCGGATGATCGAAGCAGCTGCAGCATGTGTGCGTCATTTAGCTTCAAAGAGGCCAAGGATGAGTCAG GTGGTCAGAGCTTTGGATTCCATAAGCGAGATTTCGGATATCACGAATGGAATGAAACCTGGTCAAAGCCAAATATATGATGCAAGAGAACATTCTGCACAAATTAGAATGTTTCAGAGAATGGCATTTGGCAGTCAAGAATACAGTTCATCCGATTTCCTGGGCTACTCCCAGAGCAGCTGTAGGAGCTGA
- the LOC113734876 gene encoding uncharacterized protein codes for MGICRSGRMASKRGSAIMMQHRNCSFVLGLGVVVITLIAAVACAENDPPNSNSKYEEAKVKIEHAAETGKEGAESWAEWAKDKISEGLGLGTDKAKQASDAAAKKIKDRIKDSASGAGQHTAEKVGELRDAATEKARNSRETAAEKAEEAKEKAGEAVEEARRKSSEKAEEAVHKTGEGRQKAAEKAEAAKEAGAEMGKMASEEAKQGYETAKHKAAEAIDSNMQAAKEKSRHLKDEVAATRDEEL; via the exons ATGGGTATCTGCCGGAGTGGAAGAATGGCTTCCAAAAGAGGTTCTGCGATCATGATGCAGCACAGGAACTGCTCCTTTGTTCTTGGACTCGGGGTGGTGGTGATCACGCTAATTGCGGCAGTTGCTTGCGCCGAGAACGACCCCcccaattccaattccaaataTGAGGAGGCCAAGGTGAAGATCGAGCATGCAGCGGAGACGGGGAAAGAGGGTGCGGAGTCATGGGCAGAATGGGCCAAGGACAAGATCTCTGAAGGCTTAGGATTGGGCACCGACAAGGCTAAGCAAGCTTCTGATGCGGCTGCTAAGAAAATCAAAGATAGGATTAAAGACTCTGCTTCTG GTGCTGGCCAGCACACTGCCGAGAAAGTTGGAGAGTTAAGGGATGCAGCCACAGAAAAGGCTAGGAATTCCAGGGAAACAGCAGCCGAAAAGGCAGAGGAGGCCAAGGAGAAGGCGGGAGAGGCTGTTGAGGAGGCGAGGCGCAAGTCATCTGAAAAGGCAGAAGAGGCTGTTCATAAGACAGGAGAGGGTAGACAGAAGGCGGCTGAGAAGGCAGAAGCAGCCAAGGAAGCAGGTGCAGAAATGGGAAAGATGGCGTCGGAAGAAGCCAAGCAAGGGTACGAGACCGCCAAGCACAAAGCTGCTGAGGCCATCGACTCCAACATGCAGGCTGCAAAGGAAAAATCTCGCCATCTGAAGGATGAAGTTGCTGCTACTCGTGACGAGGAGCTCTGA